AGCGTCGAGGTGATCTCCGCGATGAGCCCCGTGTCGTCGTCGCCGACGACGACGATCTCGGTCAGATCGCTGGTCACGGCGACCACCGACGGGACGCCGACGAACGAGTGTGCGAACGGACAGTCATCGGGTAACGCTGACGGGCGTCTGTGCCTAAAGCGTTCTCGTCGCTCGCCGTCGCCTCACACGGATCGGCCGCTCCGGGCGGTCCGCCGATATCAACGATGGATCGCGTACGCAGAGAATTATAACCGTGGAGTCGAAAAGACCGTCAGAGACGGACATGCCCGAACTGATTGTGTTGTGCGTCGACGCCGACGAAACCGAGTGCGCGGCTACGCGCCAGGCTCTCGTCGCGGACGGCGAAGTCGAGGTGACGGTGGCCGATTCGGTCGCTGCGGCGGGCGACGCCCTCGAAGCGGGGGGCGTCGACTGCGTCGTCACCGACTACGACCTCCCGGACGGGACCGGCCTCGATGTCGCCGCGCGGGTCCGGGAGACGACGCCCGACACGCCCTGTATCCTCTTTACCGACGCGTCGCCCGACCGGATCGACACCGCCGACCGCGAGGACGTGGTCGTCGAGTACCTCCCGCGGGCCACCCCCGACGCCCGAGAAGCGTTAGCTCGCATGGTCGGGAACCTCGTCAGCCAGCGCACGCAGGTCGGTTACCCGCTCCCGACGCGGGAGGACGAACGACTCGCCGCGCTCGAACAGTACGACCGTCCGGGCATGGCGGCCGCCGACGCGTTCGACCGGCTGACGGCGCTCGCCCGCACGCACTTCGACGTGAACGTCGCCTTCGTCGGCGTGATCGACGCCCACGAGGAGCGCTTTCTCGCCTGCGCGGGCGCCTCCTGGGAGACGCTCTCCCGCGAGGACTCGATGTGTACCCACACGATCCTCCGGGACGATCTGATGGTCGTCGAGGACACCCACACCGACGACCGGTTCGCCGACAACGACCGCCTCGACGAGCTCGACATCCGCGCCTACGCCGGCGTCCCGCTGGAGACGCCGCGCGGCGCGACGATCGGCGCCTTCTGCCTCACGCACGACGAGCCGCGCTCGTTCACCGGCGACGAACTCGTCGACCTACGGCGATTCGCCGCCGAGGCGATGGACCAACTCGAACTGCGTCGCCAGCTCAACGGGTCCGGAGACGACCACGGGACGGACGGAGACGAGCGCGACGCGATCGAACGCACGGGGACGGGGTCCGGAGACGACGGCGGTGATGGGCCGTGAGCCTGCAGGAGCCGACGTACACGTTCGAGAACCTGCCCCTGCGAGGTGTCGAGACGGGGACCAACATCCTCGTCACCGGGCCGGCGCTGGGCGGTATCCGCGAGCTGACGATGCGGATGCTCCTGCGCCGGCACTCCCGCGAGGGGACGCTGTTCATCGCCGCCGACGTCGACGGCCGCGAGACGCTGTCGGGCTACGAGGCGCTCGGGGGGGACCTCGACTTCGCGCGGGTCGGCGTCGTCGACTGTACGGAGAACGGGGCGGACGACGAGAGCTGCAACGTCCACGCGGTCGGGAGCCCGGCGGACCTGACCGGCGCGGGCATCGAGTTCTCCTCGCTGTACGAGCGGATCCACGAAAACGGCGCCGCGCGGGTCCGCACCGGCGTGTACACGCTCTCTCCGTTCGTCGTCTACGCGCCCGCCAAGTCCGTGTTCCGCTTCGTCCACACGCTGACCGGCCGCATCCGCGCCGCCGACGGCCTCGGCGTCTGCGCCATCGACCCCGACGCCGTCGACGACCAGACCCTCTCGTCGATCGCCCAGGCGTTCGACGGCCAGGTCGAACTCCGCGAGGTCGACGGCCAGCGCGCCATCCGCGTCCGCGGGCTCCCCGACCAGCCCGACGGCTGGCAGCCCGTCGAGTTCGACACCGCCTGACCGCCCACGCCCGGGGTCGCCACGCGGCTCCGACCGGGGCGAGTCAAAACCGTTTTCTCCCGGCGCCGCCGCCACTCAGGTGATGACTGCCTACACCGCGACGGTCGAGGTCCGCCTGAAACACGGCGTGCTCGACCCGGAGGCGGAGACGACCGGCCGCGCGCTCGAACGGCTCGGCTTCGAACTCGAGGAGCTGCGGGCCGCCGACCTGTTCGAGGTCGACCTCGACGCCGAGAGCGCCGACGGCGCGGCCGAGCGCGCCGGCGAGATGGCAGAGCGCCTCCTCGCCAACCCGACCATCCACGACTACGAGGTCACCGTCGAGGAACGATGACCGTCGCCGCCTCGTCGACGCCGACGCTCGGATCGCACACCGGGGGGTGCTCGCCGTGACCGTCGCCGTCGTCCAGTTCGGCGGGTCCAACTGCGACCGCGACACCGTCCAGGCGCTCGCCCATCTCGGCATCGACGCCGACCTCGTCTGGCACGAGGACGGCCTGCCCGAGGAGACGACCGGCGTCGTCCTCCCCGGCGGCTTCTCCTACGGCGACTACCTGCGGGCCGGCGCGATGGCCGCCCGCTCGCCCGTCATGGACGAGGTCCGCGAGGCCGCCGACGCCGGCACGCCCGTTCTCGGCATCTGCAACGGCGCACAGATCGGCTGCGAGTCGTCGCTCACGCCCGGCGCCTTCACCACCAACGAGAGCGCCCGCTTCCAGTGCGAGCGGGTCACCCTCCGCGTCGAGAACGCCGACACGCCGTGGACCGAGGGCTTCGACGAAGGCGAGGTCGTCGAGTTCCCCATCGCCCACGGCGAGGGTCGCTACGAGATCGACGACAACCGTCTGGACGAACTCGAAGCCGACGGCCGGGTCCTGTTCCGCTACTGCGACGAGGACGGGAACGTGACTCCCGAGGCCAATCCCAACGGCTCGAAACACAGCGTCGCGGGCGTCCTCGGCGACCGCGACTCCGTCGCCGTCCTGATGCCCCACCCCGAGCGCGTCTCCCTGCCCGACATCGGCTCGACCGACGGCCAGGGCGTCCTTCGCGCGTTCGGCGAGTAGCTCTCAGTCGTCGTCGCTCGCCCGCTCTCCGGAGTCGCGCTCCTCGCGCAGCTCCTCGACCTCGGCCTCCAGGTCCTCGATCCGTTCGTCGTCCCCGGAGTCGGTGACTCGACGGACGAGGTAGACGACACCGCCGATCACGCCGGCGACGATACCGAGGTTCACCAGGATGACGACCAGCTCCGTCAGTCCGAGGACCAGCGGGGGGACCATACCGGCGATCTGTTGGGTGCGCGACTTGTCTCTGTGGGGTCGGCGCGGCGTCCCTCGCCGCGGCTCCGACGGCTCACTCCCTCCCGAGCGCCAGCGCGGCCTCGTACACTTCGCGGGTGTGGTCGGGATTGAACACGTCCTCGAGCAACGACCCCAGCCAGGCCGCTTCGG
The window above is part of the Halosimplex rubrum genome. Proteins encoded here:
- a CDS encoding GAF domain-containing protein, which codes for MPELIVLCVDADETECAATRQALVADGEVEVTVADSVAAAGDALEAGGVDCVVTDYDLPDGTGLDVAARVRETTPDTPCILFTDASPDRIDTADREDVVVEYLPRATPDAREALARMVGNLVSQRTQVGYPLPTREDERLAALEQYDRPGMAAADAFDRLTALARTHFDVNVAFVGVIDAHEERFLACAGASWETLSREDSMCTHTILRDDLMVVEDTHTDDRFADNDRLDELDIRAYAGVPLETPRGATIGAFCLTHDEPRSFTGDELVDLRRFAAEAMDQLELRRQLNGSGDDHGTDGDERDAIERTGTGSGDDGGDGP
- a CDS encoding DUF7504 family protein, with translation MSLQEPTYTFENLPLRGVETGTNILVTGPALGGIRELTMRMLLRRHSREGTLFIAADVDGRETLSGYEALGGDLDFARVGVVDCTENGADDESCNVHAVGSPADLTGAGIEFSSLYERIHENGAARVRTGVYTLSPFVVYAPAKSVFRFVHTLTGRIRAADGLGVCAIDPDAVDDQTLSSIAQAFDGQVELREVDGQRAIRVRGLPDQPDGWQPVEFDTA
- the purS gene encoding phosphoribosylformylglycinamidine synthase subunit PurS; translated protein: MTAYTATVEVRLKHGVLDPEAETTGRALERLGFELEELRAADLFEVDLDAESADGAAERAGEMAERLLANPTIHDYEVTVEER
- the purQ gene encoding phosphoribosylformylglycinamidine synthase I; translation: MTVAVVQFGGSNCDRDTVQALAHLGIDADLVWHEDGLPEETTGVVLPGGFSYGDYLRAGAMAARSPVMDEVREAADAGTPVLGICNGAQIGCESSLTPGAFTTNESARFQCERVTLRVENADTPWTEGFDEGEVVEFPIAHGEGRYEIDDNRLDELEADGRVLFRYCDEDGNVTPEANPNGSKHSVAGVLGDRDSVAVLMPHPERVSLPDIGSTDGQGVLRAFGE